The following coding sequences lie in one Pseudomonas monsensis genomic window:
- the rplD gene encoding 50S ribosomal protein L4: MQLNVNDAQAIEVSELTFGGEFNETLVHQAVVAYMAGGRQGSKQQKTRSDVRGGGKRPWRQKGTGRARAGTIRSPIWRGGGTTFAARPQDHSQKLNKKMYRAAMRSILAELVRTDRLVVVQDFAVETPKTKDLLGKLNNMSLTDVLIVSDAVDQNLYLAARNLPHVDVRDVQGSDPVSLIAYDKVLITVSAVKKFEELLG, from the coding sequence ATGCAATTAAATGTAAATGACGCTCAAGCGATCGAAGTTTCCGAACTGACATTTGGCGGCGAATTCAACGAGACGCTGGTTCACCAAGCAGTCGTGGCCTACATGGCCGGCGGCCGTCAAGGTAGCAAGCAGCAGAAGACCCGTTCCGACGTTCGTGGTGGCGGCAAGCGCCCATGGCGTCAGAAAGGTACTGGCCGTGCTCGTGCCGGTACTATCCGTAGCCCAATCTGGCGTGGCGGCGGTACCACTTTCGCAGCTCGTCCTCAGGATCACTCCCAGAAGCTGAACAAGAAGATGTATCGCGCAGCAATGCGTTCCATCCTTGCTGAGCTGGTGCGTACTGATCGTCTGGTCGTGGTTCAGGATTTCGCTGTTGAAACTCCGAAAACCAAAGATCTGCTGGGCAAGCTGAACAACATGAGCCTGACCGATGTTCTCATCGTGTCGGACGCTGTTGATCAGAACCTGTACCTGGCTGCTCGTAACCTGCCGCACGTAGATGTACGTGACGTTCAAGGTTCCGATCCAGTTAGTCTGATCGCATACGACAAGGTGTTGATCACCGTGTCGGCCGTGAAGAAATTCGAGGAGCTGCTGGGATGA
- the rplC gene encoding 50S ribosomal protein L3 — protein sequence MTIGVVGRKCGMTRIFTEEGVSIPVTVIEIEPNRVTQFKTEETDGYRAVQVTVGERRASRVTAAQAGHFAKANVAAGRTTMEFRLEEGEYQAGDLINAEIFAAGQLVDVTGQSKGKGFQGTIKRWNFRGQDNTHGNSVSHRVPGSIGQCQTPGRVFKGKKMSGHMGAERVTVQSLEVVRVDAERNLLLVKGAVPGATGGNLVVRPAAKARG from the coding sequence ATGACTATTGGTGTAGTCGGTCGTAAATGCGGTATGACCCGTATTTTCACCGAAGAAGGTGTCTCCATTCCGGTCACGGTCATTGAGATCGAGCCGAATCGCGTCACCCAGTTCAAAACTGAAGAGACCGATGGCTATCGTGCAGTGCAAGTCACTGTCGGCGAGCGTCGCGCTTCGCGTGTAACAGCAGCTCAGGCTGGTCACTTCGCTAAGGCGAACGTTGCCGCTGGTCGCACCACCATGGAATTCCGTCTTGAAGAAGGCGAGTACCAGGCTGGCGATCTGATCAACGCTGAAATCTTCGCCGCTGGTCAACTGGTTGATGTAACCGGTCAGTCCAAGGGTAAAGGCTTCCAGGGTACGATCAAGCGTTGGAATTTCCGCGGGCAAGATAACACCCACGGTAACTCCGTATCCCACCGCGTCCCAGGCTCTATCGGCCAGTGCCAGACTCCTGGTCGTGTATTCAAGGGCAAAAAAATGTCCGGTCATATGGGCGCTGAGCGCGTGACCGTGCAGTCCCTGGAAGTAGTGCGCGTGGACGCTGAACGCAATCTGTTGTTGGTCAAGGGCGCTGTTCCTGGCGCTACTGGCGGCAACCTGGTTGTACGTCCAGCAGCCAAGGCTCGCGGTTAA